From the genome of Medicago truncatula cultivar Jemalong A17 chromosome 2, MtrunA17r5.0-ANR, whole genome shotgun sequence:
TAagccaaaaaacaaacaaagataCAAACATGAGTTCCTATACCAATGGCAATGGGAAAGTGAACAATGGTGACAGTAGTGATACACTCTCTGCTATGGTGTTAGGTTCTGTTATGGTTCTTCCTGCAGTTCTTAATGCTGCAATTGAACTCAAATTATTTGATATCATTGCTACCAGCAATGATGGATTTATGTCTGTCTTTGAAATTGCTTCAAACTTACCAAATCAACACTCCGACTTACCAAATAGACTCGATCGTGTTTTGTGCGTGCTTGCTAGCTACTCTCTTCTTTCTGTTTCCAATCGCACCAACGACGATGGTACTACTTTGAGAGTTTATGGGGTCACTTCTTCTGGCAAATACtttattgatgatgaaaatgatgGTGGTTATTTGGGCTCATTCACACCATTTACTTGTCACAAGGCTTTGTTTGGAATGTGGTAAGTATTTCTAATTGATTAATTTGCATGAAATCTTGATCTATATGTTGTTAATAGTCCATGCAAAAATgttgatatataaaaaaaatgaaatttgtattGTAGGTCTAATTTCAAGGAAGTAATAGTGAATGAGGAAATTGACCTATTCAAGAAAGTTAATGGGATATCTATGTATGAGTACTTTGGAAAAGATtcacaaataaacaaaatatttaacaaatCAATGACTGATACATGCAATGTTGAGATTAGAAAAATCGTTGAAGAATACAAAGGTCTTGAGGGAGTATCAACTATGGTTGATGTAGGAGGTGGCAGTGGACAAAGTCTCAAAACTATTATTGCCAAATATCCATCAATAAAGGGAATCAATTTTGATCTTCCTCAAGTCATTGAAAATGCACCACCTACTCCAGGTAACCTATTTCTCTTGTGATTACTTCTATATTTTGAACTTTCTTAAGAGTTTAGATAAATaaaaggcttaatagcagtttttaTCCCCTAAGTATCagaaagttgcgattttggtctccaacaaaataaaatataatccaGCCCTATAAGTATTGtcttttttgcagttttggcccctcaggtgtattaaaaaattgacctggggccaaaactgcaaaaaggACAGTATTTAGGAGGCtggattgtattttattttgttagggggccaaaattgcaacttcttAATACTTAGGGagccaaaactgctattaaacctaAATTAAACTATAAGTTTTCAAGAGTATTAATTGAAAATTACCAAATTTCAATTAGGGATCCAACATATTGGAGGAAGCATGTTTGAAAGTGTTCCACAAGGAGATGCCATACTACTTAAGGTTAGTGTGTATAATAAATAAGATATTCTATCAACACACTCTTCTAATTGTCGTTTATATTCAAATGAATCTCACTAAATCACGTGGTTCCCACGTAAAATTAATAGGATTCATTTATATTTCAACCAAATCGTGTGTCTCCTAAAAAGTGTGTTGATAAAATCATCTAGTATATAAAATACTTATTCACtccaattataaaaataacttcaTTTATTATGTATAAGAAATATAGTGcttacaaaattattttgtattgaaTCTCTCTCATTCTTTTAGAGTGTATGCCATAACTGGTCGGATGAACAATGCATACAAATTTTAAGCAATTGTCACAAAGCTTTACCACCAAATGGGAAGGTCATTATCATCGAACTCGCAAAACCAGATGTTCCAGAACCAACAGACGCATCTCGATTCATTTATGGTATGGATAACATCATGTTTCTCACGGTTGGTGGAAAGGAAAGAACTCTGAAAGAATATGAAAGTTTGGGTAAACGATCTGGATTTGTTAAGTTTCAAGCTGCTTGTCGTGTTTTCTCCATTCTCGAAGTGATGGAACTTTACAAATAATTATGGCTCACATGAATTGTAATTTTAAGCTCAAATCTGTGGAGGATTGATTGATATTTCTGCATGAGTTTTCCTACATCAATTTACCTCACATTGATCGTTAAGCTTTTCTTTTGGCttgtaacttttattttaatcatgaaCTGAACTCATTTTTACTTTACCATGGATCCGATCCATTTGGATTCTTCTGGTATTGTTTTTAATGAGATAGTTCTTTTGTACTTGTTCAAGTGTTTCTTTGGGTTTTGGTCTAATCCCCGAGATTATGatcttgtaatttatttttcaataataaattttataaagttCTGCAAGTTTATgtcatttctctttttctcttcttttatgATAACTTAATGCTTACATGATGCTGATGATAAGATTGATTGATTATAATTTAGGTCACCTTTCATTCTTCTACAATACAATGTAATTTTTGTAACCCATTATGAATGACATATTAAGTTATTTTTGGATAAAGTAATGGTCACCTTTTATGATAACCCATTTGTGGACTTTGCTGTGAAGTCGCATCAAACGTTGTATCCGCTATTGATGCTATTGTTGGGCTTGATGGCGAATCGTTATTACGTGGAGGACGTACCATTTTTGGAAGTTGCTTCTTATTTCTTAAGAACATACACAACAAGAATCACAAGTCTTAACAGAACAAACTTTCAAGaaagatttaaataaaatcacaaatggTCCCACTGGGCGTACCAATTTGTTTACCTTGGTTTTTGGTTAACAACCGttgatttaaaaatagttatttgtaagatcaaccagtaaatcccggggcatattgtgtttgttattcAGAAAGTGATGAATGTTCTTGATATTGTTATACAGAATTATGAATATAACCGtcgaaattcaacaaaagttgaaTCAGTCGAGATTATCTTCAAAGGAATAAAGTAAATTGCTTGAACAAAACAAGCAAATTGCaatgaaatttaaataaacaaacGTAAATTTCATATGTAAATTGGTACACAGATTCATACATTGTGACTTGTTACTCGTTTCTCTCTAAATGCAGATagtttgagtgtaagttttctgtatgattgaattgtgacatgtttttcctataaaaaactactatttatactaaGTAACTACCTACACAGAAACGGTCGAACGTAACTTCTAATTGAATTTCAAATGATATCCTTCGACAGTAGCTGCTTGGCTCCTTTATTTGGCACCAACTTATCTTCTACTCATACTTGCCTGTCGATCCCTCACCATAGAACAACAAATCTCTTTAAGTCCATAAATTCGACCAGCCTGGTGGATCGAACTCTTTAAATTCTCTTCAAAACCTGAGTCAAACTTCCTT
Proteins encoded in this window:
- the LOC25486798 gene encoding isoliquiritigenin 2'-O-methyltransferase, yielding MSSYTNGNGKVNNGDSSDTLSAMVLGSVMVLPAVLNAAIELKLFDIIATSNDGFMSVFEIASNLPNQHSDLPNRLDRVLCVLASYSLLSVSNRTNDDGTTLRVYGVTSSGKYFIDDENDGGYLGSFTPFTCHKALFGMWSNFKEVIVNEEIDLFKKVNGISMYEYFGKDSQINKIFNKSMTDTCNVEIRKIVEEYKGLEGVSTMVDVGGGSGQSLKTIIAKYPSIKGINFDLPQVIENAPPTPGIQHIGGSMFESVPQGDAILLKSVCHNWSDEQCIQILSNCHKALPPNGKVIIIELAKPDVPEPTDASRFIYGMDNIMFLTVGGKERTLKEYESLGKRSGFVKFQAACRVFSILEVMELYK